Part of the Halodesulfurarchaeum formicicum genome is shown below.
GGTGTCTTTCATCTCCGCGAGGAGGGCTTTCACGCTCGCGGGCTCGTACTCGACGCGGCCGGCCATGCCCAACAGTTCAGGCCAGCGGACAAAAAGGATACGGGACGATCCGCGGCAAAACTTCCATCTCGATTGGACGGACGTTCAAAAATTGAGTCCAATCGACTACAATTCGGACGTTTGTCTGCACCCAAACGAGTCGATCACGAAAGATATACCCCATCCTGTGCCATACCCCGGAAGGTAACGACATCCATGACAACCGAGCTCAAGAAGGGCCTCGAAGGAGTCCTGGTCGCGGAGTCCGCCCTCAGCGACATCGATGGCGACGCAGGGGAACTCTACTACCGGGGCTATCCGATCGAAGCGCTGGCCGAGGAGGCGACATACGAGGAAGTACTCTACCTCCTCTGGAACGAAGACCTGCCGACCGCCGCAGAACTGGCGGATTTCGAAGCCGAAATGCGAGAGGCCCGAGCCGTGAAACCGGGAATCATCGACCTGCTCCAGCTGTTGGCCGACTCCGGCGAGCGGCCCATCTCGGCGCTGCGCTCCTCGGTCTCCATGCTCTCGGCCGAGGACCCCGCCACCGGTAGTGACCCGACCGACCTGGAGGCGGCCCGGCACATGGGCCGGCGGATCTCCGCGAAGTTCCCGACCGTGCTCGCGGCCTTCGATCGGCTCCGGCGGGGCAAAGAGCCCGTCGAGCCCCGCGAGGACCTGGGTCTGGCAGCGAACTTCCTCTACATGCTGCATGGCACCGAACCCGACCCGGTCGACGCGGAGATCTTCGACAAGGCACTGACACTGCACGCCGACCACGGACTCAACGCCTCGACATTCACCGCGATGGTCGTCGGTTCCACCCTGGCTGACGTGTACAACAGCGTCACGGCGGCGGTCGCCGCACTCTCGGGTCCACTTCACGGCGGAGCCAACCAAGACGTCATGGAAGCGCTCCTGGAGATCGACGAGGGCCCGTTGACCGCGACGGAGTGGATCAAGGAGCTTTTGGACTCCGGCGAGCGCATCCCGGGCTGGGGTCACCGGGTCTACAACGTACGTGATCCGCGGGCGAAGATCCTCGAATCCGAACTACGGCGGCTCTCGAACCGGACCGAGGACTGCCACTGGCTCGAATACCTGGAGGATCTAGAGACCCATCTCACCGAGGAGGTCGGCCTCCCGGAGAAGGGGGTCGCCCCGAACGTCGATTTCTACTCCGGCGCGATCTACTACCAGCTCGGGATTCCACTGGACATGTTCACGGCCATCTTCGCGATGAGCCGGAGCACCGGGTGGATCGGGCACGTCCTGGAGTACCAGGCGGACAACAAGCTTATTCGGCCCCGTGGGCGCTACATCGGGCCGGACCGCCGCGAGTTCGTCCCGATCGAGGAGCGGTAGTTGGAGCGCGGTATCGCGTGACAGAAGTCAGACAATCGGGATAGAACGCTTTAGACGGCCACATTCCTGCCTGTTTCACTTTCACCACGCATGGGAATGAATTAATACATCCCGGGACAATAATCCAGTTGCGGGTCACACCTCCCCTCCGTTCCCCCTCTTTCATCCTCGTGAGTCCCAACGCTCGGTCCGTCCCATATCCTGACCCATCACAAACCGTTAACAACCCCTGTGGCTTAGGCGGGATATGCTCAGCCTATCCGACATCGAGACGGCCCGGGACCGCGTCGATGACGTGGCCCTGCGGACCAGTCTCGAGTCCCAGCGGACGTTCTCCCGGATGACGGGCGCTGACGTGCGGCTGAAGTTGGAGAACACCCAGCGAACCGGCTCGTTCAAGATCCGCGGTGCGACAAACCGAATTCGGAGCCTCACCGAGGAAGAGCGAGAAGGCGGGGTTATCACTGCGAGCGCGGGCAACCACGCCCAGGGCGTGGCCCTCGCTGCGAAACACACCGGGGTCGACGCGTTGATCGTCATGCCCGAGTTCGCGCCGATCTCGAAGGTCAACGCGACCGAGAGCTACGGCGCGGAGATCGAACTCTACGGCGAGGACTACGCGGACGCCCAGGAGCGGGCCCACGAACTGGCCGAGGACTCCGATCGCACCTACGTGCACGCGTACGACGATCAGGCCGTCCAGGCCGGCCAGGGCACGATCGGCCTGGAGATTATCGAGGACTGCCCCGAGGTCGACACCGTCGTCGTTCCGATCGGGGGCGGGGGACTGATCGGCGGCATCGCGACCGCGATCAAGGCTCGAAAGCCCGATACCCGGGTCATCGGCGTGCAGGCCGAGGGGGCCGCGACGGTGGCAAATTCCCTCGACAAGGGCGCGACCGAGGAACTCGACTCCGTGGACACGATCGCGGACGGCATCGCGACGGGGGCCGTGGGCGAGACCACCCTCCCGATCATCGACGAGCGGGTCGACGAGATCGTGACCGTCGACGACAGCGAAACCGCCTCCGCGATGGTGCTACTCCTCGAACGGGTGAAGACCCTGGTCGAGGGAGCCGGCGCGGTGCCGATCGCGGCCCTGCTGGGCGAGAAATTCGACATCGAGGACGACGAGACGATCGTGACCGTGCTCAGCGGCGGGAACATCGACCTGAACCTGCTGACGACGGTCCTCGAACGCGGGCTGGTCGACCGCGGCCGCTTCGTGAAGCTCCGGACAGTCATGAAAGACCGGCCGGGGGCACTCCGGGACTTCCTCAACATCGTGACGAACGCCCAGGCCAACATCTACGAGATCAACCACGATCGGGCCCGCCAGTCCTTCGCGATCGACGCCACTGAGATCGAGATGGACCTGGAGACCCGCGGGCACGAACACGTCGAAGAGATCCTCTCGAAGCTTCGGGACGCCGGGTTCCAGGTCGAAGTGCGGACGTGAAGGATGGCCGGTTTTGCCTGGCTTTAAGGGCCCGCACTGCGAGGAAGGGAATATGAAGCGTGTCATCGAGACAGCAGAAGCGCCGGCGGCAGTCGGTGCGTACAGCCAGGCAACCACCAACGGCGACCTCGTTTTCACCGCCGGACAACTGCCCATGACCGCCGAGGGCGAGCTGCTCGAGGACGAGCCCATCGAGGTCCAGACCCGCCAGGCCCTGGAGAACGTCAAGGCGATCCTCGATGAGGAGGGGCTGACGATGCAGGATGTCCTCAAGGTCACCGTCCTGATGGACGACATCGACGAGTTCGACGCGATGAACTCGACCTATGCGGAGTACTTCCAGGACAATCCCCCGGCCCGCAGCGCCTTCGAGGTCGCCGAGGTACCCAAGGGCGCGAAAATCGAGATCGAAGTCATCGCCGCCCAGTAACTCGACCGGATGGACCCTCGAACCCGCGCGAGTCTGCTCTGGGGGGCGGCCGGGGCGCTCACGTTCCTGGTGCTCGCCCAGACCACGCGGTTGTTCGGCCCGATCGAGCTGGGGATGGGGCTGCCAAAGCTACTCCCGATCGCACTCGCGGTCTTCGCAGTGAGTGCCTGGCTCGGGTACGTGGTCGAAAGACGGCTGGCACAAAACAGACAGGTTTAATTCGGGGACCCGACTAGGGGAGAGCGGGCCGGGATGGCCGAATGGCAAAGCGCACGCCTGGAAAGCGTGTCCCCTTTGGGGTTCTGGGTTCAAATCCCAGTCCCGGCGTTTTCACGGACCCACCACGAATCAGGAGCGACCGGTAACGGCTACGAGACCCGAAAATCGGGGTTCAATGTGTTCGTCACGAGCGGGCCGAAGTCGATTGTGGCGACCCCGATACCGAACCCTTTTATAGAAGGACAAACAATCGCCGCGTGACTATGGCAGAGCGACGAATGCAGGGCCAGCCCATGATCATCATGGGGGACGACGCCCAGCGGATGAAGGACAAGGACGCACAGGAGCACAACATCTCGGCCGCCCGCGCCGTCGCGGACTCGGTACGCACGACACTCGGGCCGAAAGGGATGGACAAGATGCTCGTCTCCTCGATGGGTGACGTTACGGTGACAAACGACGGCGTCACCATCCTGCAGGAGATGGACATCGACGACCCCACCGCCGAGATGATCGTCGAGGTCGCCGAGACCCAGGAGGACGAGGCCGGAGACGGCACCACGACCGCCGTCGCCGTCGCAGGCGAACTCCTCAAGGAGGCCGAGGAGCTGCTCGATCAGGACATCCACGCGACTGCCGTCATCAAGGGCTACAACATGGCCGCCGAGCGGGCCCGCGCCGAGGTCGATGAGGTCGCGATCTCCGTGGACCCCGACGACGAGGATCTCGTGCGCAGCGTCGCCGAGACCTCCATGACCGGCAAGGGCACCGAACTCGACAAGGAGCTTCTCTCGGATCTGCTCTACCGTGCGCTCCAGACCGTCGCCATCGAGGCCGAGGACGGGTCCACCGTCGTCGACCTGAACGACGTCGAGATCGAGACCCAGACCGGGCGACAGATCGGCGAGAGCGAACTACTCTCCGGGGCCGTCGTCGACAAGGACCCCGTCCACGACAACATGCCGACCGAGGTCGAGGACGCGTCGGTCCTGCTTCTCAACGAGGCCATCGAGGTCGAGGAGACCGAGACCGACACGACCGTGTCGGTCGACAACCCCGACCAGCTCCAGCAGTTCCTGGAGAAAGAGGAGGCCCAGCTGCAGGAGAAAGTCGACCAGATCGCCGAGGTCGGTGCCGACGTGGTCTTCTGCCAGAAGGGCATCGACGACATGGCCCAGCACTTCCTCGCGAAGGAGGGCATCCTCGCGGTTCGTCGCACGCGCAAGAGCGACATCGAGTTCCTGCAGGACGTCCTCGGCGCTTCGATCGTGACCGATCTGGATTCGGTCACCGCGGCCGACCTGGGCTCGGGTTCGGTCACCCGGGACGAGACCGACGAGATGTTCTACGTCGAGGGCAGCGGTGACGGCGCCCACGGCGTCACGCTCCTGCTCCGCGGCGCGACCGACCACGTCGTCGACGAGGTCGAGCGCAGCGTCACCGACGCGCTGGACGTCGCCTCCCAGGCGCTGACCGACGGTCGCGTGCTCCCCGGCGGCGGCGCGATCGAAGTCGAACTGGCCGACCGCGTCCGGAACTTCGCGGACGGCGTCGAGGGTCGCGAGGCCCTGGCCGTCGAGGCCTTCGCCGACGCCCTGGAACTCGTCCCGCGCGTGCTGGCGAGCAACGCCGGCCTGGACTCCATCGACACGCTGGTCGAGATGCGAGCCGCCCACGAGGGCGGCGACCAGCGCGCCGGCCTGAACGTCTTCACCGGCGACATCGAGGACACCTTCGAGGCTGGCATCGTCGAGCCCGCACACTCGAAGGAACAGGCCCTGAGCTCCGCCTCCGAGGCCGCCAACCTCGTCCTGAAGATCGACGACATCATCTCCGCCGGCGACCTCTCCACCGAAGGCGAGGAAGACGAAGGCGCCGGTGGCATGGGCGGCGGCATGGGCGGTATGGGCGGTATGGGTGGCATGGGCGGCGCGATGTAAACGCACGTTTTGCTCTGCGGGGCGCCTTCGGCGCCCCTCGGCAAAACCTGTCGCGCAGGAGCGCAGCTCCTGCTGGATCCCAAAAAGCTCCGCTTTTTGAGCACACTAAAATCGCGCCTGCTCCTGTCGCGCGGCCACAGGCCGCGCGGTAGTCCGCAGGCGCGACCGCGTGAACGCGGAGAAACCCGCGCCTCGGGTTCTATCGAACCGCTCGGCGCGGGTATGCTACTGGTGTGGTTTCGAACCCGTGTGATTGCAAGAGCTGAATTTTGCGCTACATTTTCGTTACTATCTGGATTGCTACAATCGGACGGTGATGAATCCAAGGCGCGATTTCAGCAGGTGGTCGTGTTCAATCGTCGGCAGTATACGCGGCTCCACGGTGTTCGATGCGGTGCACTTCCAGTACGTGGTCGTTCCAATTCAGGACACAGCCGAGTCGATACTGTCCGATACGGAGCTTCGAGAACGGGCCACCTGCCAGCGGTTCGAGGTAGTCATCAGGTTCACGCCACTCGGAGTCGACAATGTCGTCCAGCTTCGACACGATACGATCCTGGACGTGTGAATCGAGAGCATCGAATTGATCGAGCGCAGCGGGAGCGAACTTCCAGGTCCAGTCCTTACTGGTCGACATCGTCGTCCATCGCTCCAACGACCTCGTCACGGTTTACCAGTTCCTCATCGCCGAGGCGCAAGCCATGTTCGCTTGCGGCAATCTGCTTCCACCCCTCGCGAGTGAAGGCAGGATGTTTGACTGCATCACGGATGGCGTATCGCAGAAACTCGCTCCGTGAGTTGAATCCCTCCTCTTTCCACGTCCCGTCGATGTCCTCAAGGAAGGCTTTGCTGATTCGGAGATTGACCTGAGTCATCTCCGGCTCGTCGTCGTTTGGAGCTGTTCCAGCACCGGACATGATATACAGATAATATACTCTTGTATAGAGAAAAGCATTTGGGTTCCGTTGACTACCGTAACGGATCTGTCCGATTATCTGATGGTTTTTGCATACCGTGCTGAACACAACGTCTATATTCAGCAAAAGACCGTATCCAATGCCAGATTTTTGCCAAAAGTAGAAGGGCCGGAACGTTTCCTGTGAATGCGAGCGAAATAATCGCGCTGAACAACTGTGCCGGCCCGTCGATCCGCGAGTCAATCCAAGCAAAGCCGATCGCAGCGTACCGCCAGCCTGCTACTCCTCCACGGGAAGTTCGAACTGGTCACACTCGACCGGTGCGGCAAGCACCACGCTCGTGTTGCTCTCCTTGATCGCCGGCTCGACGAGCAGTTCCTTGATGATCTCGTCCATCGAGTCGGTGTCCTCGAACTTGCCGACCGCGATGATGTCGAACTCGCCGGTCACCTCATAGACGGTGATCATCCGGTCGACGGCCTTCAGCCGGTCGGTGATCTCCGGAATCGCCTCGCCCTCGACTTTCAACTGCAGAATTGCGGTCACGTCGTACCCGAGCGTGTCATAATCGACCACCGGGACGAACCCCTTGATCGTCCCCGCCGCCTCCAGACTCTGCAGATGATTCGAGACCGTCGTCACCGAGACACCCAGGGACTCGCCGACGCTCCGCAGGCTGGCCCGACCGTCCGCGAGCAGTTCGTTGATCAGTTCCGCGTCGAGGTTTTCGTAGGTCATGAACCCTGATTGGAACTGAAGCGCCTTATGAGTTTACGTTTGTCCAATAATCCTCCCGAAATCCGCAATTGAGTCAACCGTTAGGGCTATAAAACCTCACGTATTGGACTTGGATGTCGAAACAAATGACAACCGGCGCATCTCACCCCGACGGCGGGCTCACCGAAGCCGAACAGGCGGTACTGGACCGGATCGAACAGGAGAACATTCAGTTCCTGCGGCTGCAGTTCACCGACATTCTGGGCACAGTCAAACACGTCTCGATCCCCGCAAGCCAGGCCGAGAAGGCCCTGACCGAGGGGATCTACTTCGACGGCTCCTCGATCGAGGGCTTTGTCCGCATCCAGGAGTCGGACATGCGCCTGGAGCCGGACCCAGATACCTTCGCGGTCATCCCCTGGCGGGACGAGAAGAGCGGCGAGGCGGCCCGCCTGATCTGTGACGTCATCGACGCCACGACCGGCGAGCCCTTCGTCGGCGACCCGCGGACGGTCCTCAAGCGCGCTATCGCCCGCGCCGAGGACATGGGCTATACGCTCAACGTCGGCCCAGAGCCCGAGTTCTTCGTCTTCGAGAAGGACGAGAACGGCCGCGCGACCACGACGACCCACGACGCGGGCGGGTACTTCGATCTGGGACCGAAGGACCTGGCCTCCGATCTGCGCCGGGAGATCATCTTCAACCTGGAGGAGATGGGCTTCGAGACCGAAGCGAGCCACCACGAAGTCGCCGCCGGGCAACACGAGATCGACTTCAAGTACGATGATGCCCTGACGACCGCGGACAACATCGCGACCTTCAGGTCGGTCGTGCGGGCCACCGCCGAACTCCACGACTACCACGCGACGTTCATGCCAAAGCCCATCGCGAAGGTCAACGGCAGCGGCATGCACACCCACCTCTCGCTTTTCACCGAGGACGGCGAGAACATCTTCCACGACGGCGACGACGA
Proteins encoded:
- the thsB gene encoding thermosome subunit beta: MAERRMQGQPMIIMGDDAQRMKDKDAQEHNISAARAVADSVRTTLGPKGMDKMLVSSMGDVTVTNDGVTILQEMDIDDPTAEMIVEVAETQEDEAGDGTTTAVAVAGELLKEAEELLDQDIHATAVIKGYNMAAERARAEVDEVAISVDPDDEDLVRSVAETSMTGKGTELDKELLSDLLYRALQTVAIEAEDGSTVVDLNDVEIETQTGRQIGESELLSGAVVDKDPVHDNMPTEVEDASVLLLNEAIEVEETETDTTVSVDNPDQLQQFLEKEEAQLQEKVDQIAEVGADVVFCQKGIDDMAQHFLAKEGILAVRRTRKSDIEFLQDVLGASIVTDLDSVTAADLGSGSVTRDETDEMFYVEGSGDGAHGVTLLLRGATDHVVDEVERSVTDALDVASQALTDGRVLPGGGAIEVELADRVRNFADGVEGREALAVEAFADALELVPRVLASNAGLDSIDTLVEMRAAHEGGDQRAGLNVFTGDIEDTFEAGIVEPAHSKEQALSSASEAANLVLKIDDIISAGDLSTEGEEDEGAGGMGGGMGGMGGMGGMGGAM
- the citZ gene encoding citrate synthase, with translation MTTELKKGLEGVLVAESALSDIDGDAGELYYRGYPIEALAEEATYEEVLYLLWNEDLPTAAELADFEAEMREARAVKPGIIDLLQLLADSGERPISALRSSVSMLSAEDPATGSDPTDLEAARHMGRRISAKFPTVLAAFDRLRRGKEPVEPREDLGLAANFLYMLHGTEPDPVDAEIFDKALTLHADHGLNASTFTAMVVGSTLADVYNSVTAAVAALSGPLHGGANQDVMEALLEIDEGPLTATEWIKELLDSGERIPGWGHRVYNVRDPRAKILESELRRLSNRTEDCHWLEYLEDLETHLTEEVGLPEKGVAPNVDFYSGAIYYQLGIPLDMFTAIFAMSRSTGWIGHVLEYQADNKLIRPRGRYIGPDRREFVPIEER
- the ilvA gene encoding threonine ammonia-lyase, which translates into the protein MLSLSDIETARDRVDDVALRTSLESQRTFSRMTGADVRLKLENTQRTGSFKIRGATNRIRSLTEEEREGGVITASAGNHAQGVALAAKHTGVDALIVMPEFAPISKVNATESYGAEIELYGEDYADAQERAHELAEDSDRTYVHAYDDQAVQAGQGTIGLEIIEDCPEVDTVVVPIGGGGLIGGIATAIKARKPDTRVIGVQAEGAATVANSLDKGATEELDSVDTIADGIATGAVGETTLPIIDERVDEIVTVDDSETASAMVLLLERVKTLVEGAGAVPIAALLGEKFDIEDDETIVTVLSGGNIDLNLLTTVLERGLVDRGRFVKLRTVMKDRPGALRDFLNIVTNAQANIYEINHDRARQSFAIDATEIEMDLETRGHEHVEEILSKLRDAGFQVEVRT
- a CDS encoding ribbon-helix-helix domain-containing protein; this translates as MSGAGTAPNDDEPEMTQVNLRISKAFLEDIDGTWKEEGFNSRSEFLRYAIRDAVKHPAFTREGWKQIAASEHGLRLGDEELVNRDEVVGAMDDDVDQ
- the lrp gene encoding HTH-type transcriptional regulator Lrp, with translation MTYENLDAELINELLADGRASLRSVGESLGVSVTTVSNHLQSLEAAGTIKGFVPVVDYDTLGYDVTAILQLKVEGEAIPEITDRLKAVDRMITVYEVTGEFDIIAVGKFEDTDSMDEIIKELLVEPAIKESNTSVVLAAPVECDQFELPVEE
- a CDS encoding type II toxin-antitoxin system RelE family toxin, whose product is MSTSKDWTWKFAPAALDQFDALDSHVQDRIVSKLDDIVDSEWREPDDYLEPLAGGPFSKLRIGQYRLGCVLNWNDHVLEVHRIEHRGAAYTADD
- the glnA gene encoding type I glutamate--ammonia ligase, translating into MTTGASHPDGGLTEAEQAVLDRIEQENIQFLRLQFTDILGTVKHVSIPASQAEKALTEGIYFDGSSIEGFVRIQESDMRLEPDPDTFAVIPWRDEKSGEAARLICDVIDATTGEPFVGDPRTVLKRAIARAEDMGYTLNVGPEPEFFVFEKDENGRATTTTHDAGGYFDLGPKDLASDLRREIIFNLEEMGFETEASHHEVAAGQHEIDFKYDDALTTADNIATFRSVVRATAELHDYHATFMPKPIAKVNGSGMHTHLSLFTEDGENIFHDGDDEFGLSERAKHFLGGILEHAPAITAIANPTVNSYKRLVPGYEAPVYIAWSGVNRTALVRIPAARHPAASRIELRSPDPAANPYLAIAVMLHAGLDGMEKEIEAPDPVRENIYKFDEEKREEYGIETLPENLGQAVDALEEDEVVQEALGEHVTEKFIEAKRQEFQEYNLAVSEWELDRYLEKF
- a CDS encoding Rid family detoxifying hydrolase produces the protein MKRVIETAEAPAAVGAYSQATTNGDLVFTAGQLPMTAEGELLEDEPIEVQTRQALENVKAILDEEGLTMQDVLKVTVLMDDIDEFDAMNSTYAEYFQDNPPARSAFEVAEVPKGAKIEIEVIAAQ